Part of the Permianibacter fluminis genome, ATCGGCCTCGCCCGCGGCACCGGTTTTTGCTGTCGGTGCGCCGGGCGTCGATGGCGGCCGTTGCCAATCTGGCGGCGTGCAAGCAAGTGTCAGCGGCAATGTTGCCGCTGTGGGTAGTTCAACCATGCAGGTAGAGACAGGACGTTCCATGAGAATTGAGATCAAGTTGGTGTTGCTGGCCATCGTCGCCGTTTTTGCCCTGATGCTGGTGCTGGGTTCCTGGTACACAGTGGATCAAGGTGAGCGTGGCGTGCATCTGCGTAACGGTGCTGTGGTTGGTAGTGCCGAGCCGGGTCTCGGCATGAAAGTGCCGTTCGTTGACACAATCAAGAAAATCTCCACCCAGAACCTGACCGTGCAGTACACCGGTGTGCAGGCGTACAGCAAGGATCAGCAGACGGCCACAATCAAGGCCTCGGTCAGCTTCCATGTACCGCCGACCGAAGTGGTCGCGTTGTATACCGAGTACGGCAGCATTGAAGGCATCACCAACCGGTTGGTGGATCGGCAGGTGCCGACGCAAATCGAAAACGTGTTCGGTCAGTACACGGCCATTTCTGCGGTGCAGAGCCGGGTGCTGTTCGTTCAGGACGTGACCAACGCCATTCGCAAGGCCGTGGTCGGTCCGATCGTGATCGACAGCGTGCAGATCGAGAACATCGATTTTTCCGACGCCTACGAAAAATCCATCGAGCTGCGGATGCAAGCCGAAGTGCTGGTGCAGACCGAGAAGCAGAACCTGGAGAAAGAAAAGGTCAATGCCGAGATCGCGGTGACCAAGGCCAAGGGCGAGGCCGACTCCAATCTAGCGCGCGCGCGTGCCGAAGCCGAGTCGACCCGGTTGCGCGGTGAAGCCGAAGCCACGGCGATCAAGGCCAAAGCGAGCGCGCTGGCGCAGAACCTGAACCTGATCGAGCTGACCAAGGCCGAGCGCTGGAACGGACAACTGCCGAGCACGATGATCCCGAACGCGACCATTCCGTTTTTGAACGCGAACAAGTGATCGGCTGTCGCTGGCGCCGACGAGTTCGGGCTGGCGGCTTAAGCCGAACCTGCAGTCGGAGGCGTGGCCAGTCTCAGGGCTGTGTGGGACGAGTGCGGCCGCGGCGCAATCAAAGCGCCAGCCAGTAAAGCAGCAGCCCGCTGCACTGCCAGACAGTGCAGCGGGCTTTCCATTTTTGGGCTGGCGTAATGCCGCCCGTTCACGCCCATTCAAACTATTTTTCGCGTCTGCACGTCTTGGTAAGGGATGGGGAACGGCTGGCATGCCGAGACGTTCCTGCTGCTTTTTCATGCCGCACTTTTCCAAGAACAGGATGCCGAGATCATGAGCTCACGACTTTCTTCATTTGCCCAGCGCCGCGTGCCGGCTGGCTTTCGCGTTGTTTCCCGAATGGGTGTCTGCCTGCTGACCGCAGTTTTGCTGCTGGGCAGTGCCCATGCCACGCCCGGCGAGCAGGCTGAAAAGTACAGCAATATCAGCCTGCATGACGATGCCAGGCCGGCGATCAGCTATGCGCTGGTGCGGGCCGAGCACGGCACCGTTTTCTCCGGCCACAGCGACGAGCTGAAAAAAGCCCGGGCCTACCGCCGACAACATGACGGCAGCTATCTGTGGTTTCGCGATGGCGACCAGCACTATGTCGTTGACGACGTTGCCAGTATCAACAAGCTGGCGGAACTGTGGCAGGCCACGCAACCGTTTGAGCAGCAGTTGCAGCCACTGGATGACGAGATGGAAAACTATGGCCGCGACATGGAAGATCTGTCCGATGAGCGCGAGGATCTGCGCGATGACCGCTACGAGCGCCGTGGCGATGCCGGTTATCACGCG contains:
- a CDS encoding prohibitin family protein yields the protein MRIEIKLVLLAIVAVFALMLVLGSWYTVDQGERGVHLRNGAVVGSAEPGLGMKVPFVDTIKKISTQNLTVQYTGVQAYSKDQQTATIKASVSFHVPPTEVVALYTEYGSIEGITNRLVDRQVPTQIENVFGQYTAISAVQSRVLFVQDVTNAIRKAVVGPIVIDSVQIENIDFSDAYEKSIELRMQAEVLVQTEKQNLEKEKVNAEIAVTKAKGEADSNLARARAEAESTRLRGEAEATAIKAKASALAQNLNLIELTKAERWNGQLPSTMIPNATIPFLNANK